The Pseudoalteromonas marina genome contains a region encoding:
- a CDS encoding CHAD domain-containing protein, giving the protein MSNSKVWKLISLFCLFTVLMGCQSKEEQLQQTIQESIKKADAELSQLGSALDNGSIRNAVLLKEYGALLKKQQPELSNVVDVITLDASRQGALYSGLLQRLKETKSTYLIPPYEDTLHSIDLLREAAKPSLFSDALTDPINMLADMSKGSLARVGAISQQAEGEGVGNQMVGNPNYGNWQTNSSGISFWQWYGMYRILGDVFDRVEYGSWSKRRKYSYYNDYGRYRYSSPKQIKTQSALETRTRQTYQRQGKQFTSPYASKKTGASGLSRSSYTPPKSRSSYSRSSSYSNSSGSVRDSGSRTSRGVSRGK; this is encoded by the coding sequence ATGTCGAATAGTAAAGTTTGGAAACTTATAAGCCTGTTTTGTTTGTTTACGGTGCTTATGGGTTGTCAATCTAAAGAAGAGCAGCTACAACAAACAATTCAAGAGTCTATAAAAAAAGCGGATGCTGAGCTATCACAGCTAGGTAGTGCGCTAGATAATGGCAGTATACGCAATGCTGTGTTACTTAAAGAGTATGGTGCGCTTTTAAAAAAACAACAGCCAGAGCTTTCAAATGTTGTTGATGTAATTACTTTAGATGCTTCGCGCCAAGGTGCACTTTATAGTGGTTTATTACAGCGACTTAAAGAGACTAAAAGTACTTACTTAATCCCCCCTTACGAAGATACGTTGCACAGCATCGATCTTTTACGTGAAGCTGCAAAACCTTCACTGTTCTCTGACGCTTTAACTGATCCAATCAATATGCTTGCTGATATGTCAAAAGGATCCCTAGCTCGCGTTGGTGCTATTAGCCAACAAGCCGAGGGTGAAGGGGTAGGTAACCAGATGGTGGGTAATCCCAACTACGGTAACTGGCAAACAAATAGCAGTGGCATCAGTTTTTGGCAATGGTACGGCATGTACCGTATTTTAGGGGATGTATTTGACAGGGTTGAATACGGAAGCTGGAGTAAACGCCGTAAGTACAGCTATTACAATGATTATGGTCGTTATCGCTACTCAAGCCCTAAACAAATTAAAACACAAAGCGCGCTAGAGACACGTACACGTCAAACATATCAACGCCAAGGTAAGCAGTTCACAAGCCCGTATGCGAGTAAAAAGACTGGTGCATCAGGGTTAAGTCGAAGTAGCTATACACCGCCTAAGAGTCGCAGCAGTTACTCACGTTCAAGTAGCTATAGCAATAGCTCTGGTTCAGTTCGTGACAGTGGAAGCAGAACCTCTCGTGGCGTGAGCCGTGGTAAGTAA
- a CDS encoding DUF350 domain-containing protein yields the protein MYEFNGITTWSLQALAIDFAIIVLLFVSLKYIKGWVSNLHANDEITERDNFAFGISFAAGLVALAIVLTGVSSGAFAATLQQEALQMLGYGALAIVLIKLGHFFQDKVALRKVSLHDEIVKGNVTASIIDFGHVVSVAIVIRSALLWVATEGWHGLPIVIAAFVIGSIVLLFVSQYRVMLFKRTNKNGDCLQQAIIDDNLAVGIRYAGYLVGSALAITAATGVAPYAADNINASLLYWAVSAVVSLVAFIILHLVTIKIILSGCDISDEVNRQKNVGVAAISAAVSFAVGITMATLLGA from the coding sequence ATGTATGAATTTAATGGAATAACTACGTGGTCGCTGCAAGCTTTAGCGATAGACTTTGCAATAATTGTGCTGCTATTTGTTAGCCTTAAATATATAAAAGGCTGGGTTTCAAATTTACATGCCAATGACGAAATAACAGAGCGTGATAATTTTGCCTTTGGTATTAGTTTTGCCGCTGGTTTGGTTGCGCTGGCTATCGTATTAACCGGTGTAAGCAGTGGTGCATTTGCTGCAACTCTTCAGCAAGAAGCACTGCAAATGCTTGGCTATGGTGCGCTTGCCATTGTGTTAATTAAGCTTGGTCACTTTTTTCAAGACAAAGTTGCACTGCGTAAAGTGAGCCTACATGATGAAATTGTTAAAGGTAATGTGACTGCTTCTATCATTGATTTTGGCCATGTAGTGAGTGTGGCAATTGTCATTCGTTCAGCACTGTTATGGGTAGCTACAGAGGGATGGCATGGTTTACCGATTGTCATTGCTGCCTTTGTTATTGGTAGCATCGTGCTGTTATTTGTGAGCCAGTACCGAGTTATGTTATTTAAACGCACAAATAAAAATGGCGACTGTCTTCAACAAGCTATTATTGATGATAACTTAGCTGTTGGTATTCGTTACGCTGGTTATTTAGTGGGTAGTGCATTAGCAATCACAGCGGCAACAGGTGTTGCACCGTATGCTGCAGATAATATTAATGCTAGCCTATTATATTGGGCTGTTAGTGCAGTAGTGAGCCTAGTTGCGTTTATTATTTTACACTTAGTGACCATTAAAATAATTTTATCGGGTTGTGATATTTCTGATGAAGTTAATCGTCAAAAAAATGTGGGTGTAGCAGCTATTTCTGCCGCTGTATCGTTTGCCGTAGGCATCACAATGGCAACCTTATTAGGCGCATAA
- a CDS encoding polyamine aminopropyltransferase has product MSSTTQSPSKSRLLGHDILLITVMAVLAGCGLIYEYLLSHYAGRVLGSVESAIYAMIGTMIVAMGLGAFLARWFKDAFTAFAWLESIIALIGMGCILAIASVIAVSYSLPHLFSSIFNLPPDVVLNGYVFQKLQEWSRFLPYVFGLVLGLFIGMEIPLIARIRQHVYGRFLENNAGTIYGADYIGAGIGAAIWVSIMLAMPIMQAAAWTALFNIIAGLAFLWRYHAHVRFAKALLVCHILLLVLFGFILVLGSSWMNSLSNVLYKDKVIYSQATKYQHVVLTERLSKNQPQPITDLYLNGRLQFSSVDEQIYHSMLVYPAMLASNRHDKVLIIGGGDGLALRDVLKWSVNEVTLIDLDGQLLNLFGHQDDKFTPPKAITQRLINLNSDSMKDPKANIIVGDAFLEVEKLLDQNKQFDTVIIDLPDPNHPDLNKLYSDYFYNHVRQLLAPDGAMAVQSTSPYHAKKAFLSIAKTVKAAGFDYVEQYQQNIPSFGQWGWTIATKMGQPASARINNIGEMPVSSRWISKKYLLASFVFPNQYFEQINDIEVNRLGSGQLYDYYRSAWQIESELYKN; this is encoded by the coding sequence GTGTCATCAACAACTCAAAGCCCAAGTAAGTCTCGCTTACTTGGGCACGATATATTACTTATCACTGTTATGGCTGTGCTCGCTGGGTGCGGCCTTATTTATGAGTACCTACTCTCTCACTATGCCGGCCGAGTACTAGGCTCTGTTGAAAGTGCTATTTACGCCATGATTGGCACCATGATAGTAGCTATGGGGCTAGGGGCTTTTTTAGCGCGTTGGTTTAAAGATGCGTTCACCGCATTTGCTTGGCTAGAAAGCATTATAGCTTTGATTGGCATGGGCTGTATTTTGGCCATAGCAAGTGTGATTGCAGTTAGTTATTCGCTTCCTCATTTGTTCTCGAGCATTTTTAACCTGCCACCTGACGTTGTACTTAATGGCTATGTATTTCAAAAGTTACAAGAATGGTCACGCTTTTTACCTTATGTATTTGGCTTAGTATTAGGACTGTTTATTGGTATGGAAATACCGCTTATAGCGCGTATTCGCCAACATGTGTACGGGCGGTTTTTAGAAAACAATGCAGGAACTATTTATGGTGCAGACTACATTGGGGCAGGTATTGGCGCAGCAATTTGGGTAAGCATAATGTTGGCTATGCCTATCATGCAAGCTGCTGCATGGACCGCTTTATTTAATATTATTGCAGGGCTTGCTTTTTTATGGCGCTACCATGCCCATGTTCGCTTTGCTAAAGCTTTGTTGGTTTGCCATATTTTACTACTTGTGCTGTTTGGCTTTATTTTAGTGCTCGGCAGCAGTTGGATGAACAGCCTAAGCAACGTCTTATATAAAGATAAAGTTATTTATTCTCAGGCGACTAAATATCAGCATGTTGTATTAACAGAACGACTTAGCAAAAATCAACCGCAACCTATTACCGACCTATACTTAAATGGCCGCCTACAGTTCTCAAGTGTTGATGAACAAATATATCATTCAATGCTAGTTTATCCGGCTATGCTTGCCTCTAACCGCCATGATAAGGTGCTAATTATTGGCGGGGGTGACGGTTTAGCATTAAGGGATGTACTAAAGTGGTCGGTAAACGAAGTCACTTTAATTGATTTAGACGGACAGTTACTTAACCTATTTGGCCACCAAGACGATAAGTTTACCCCGCCCAAAGCCATCACGCAGCGATTAATAAACCTCAATAGCGACTCAATGAAAGACCCCAAAGCTAACATAATTGTGGGTGATGCTTTTTTAGAGGTTGAGAAATTACTCGATCAAAACAAACAGTTTGACACTGTTATTATTGATTTACCTGATCCGAATCATCCTGATCTAAATAAGTTATACAGCGATTATTTTTATAATCATGTACGTCAATTACTTGCTCCTGATGGGGCTATGGCTGTGCAATCAACGTCGCCATATCATGCAAAAAAGGCGTTTCTGAGTATAGCTAAAACTGTTAAGGCTGCCGGGTTTGATTACGTGGAGCAATACCAACAAAATATTCCATCGTTTGGTCAGTGGGGGTGGACAATTGCTACCAAAATGGGTCAACCAGCCAGTGCACGAATAAATAATATAGGCGAAATGCCGGTATCGTCACGATGGATAAGTAAAAAATATTTACTAGCAAGTTTTGTATTCCCTAATCAGTATTTTGAACAAATAAATGATATTGAGGTCAATAGGTTAGGTTCTGGTCAGCTTTATGATTATTACCGTTCAGCATGGCAAATAGAGAGTGAATTGTATAAGAACTAA
- a CDS encoding YjfI family protein, protein MELNELSIKLASFETEGANFESFLIANPGEQDVLQVIVDGNDELPIFVTQTQEQLLCISYLFGEDEVKSELRNELNETLLRLNVPIPLSAFAKIDNKYAIFGALSVNSSLDDVTHELVTLADNAIDALEAVTLYLND, encoded by the coding sequence ATGGAATTAAACGAACTTTCAATAAAATTAGCCTCTTTTGAAACTGAAGGCGCTAACTTTGAGTCTTTCTTGATTGCCAATCCAGGTGAGCAAGATGTTTTACAAGTCATTGTTGATGGAAATGATGAACTTCCAATTTTTGTTACGCAAACTCAAGAGCAGTTGTTATGTATTAGCTACTTGTTTGGCGAAGACGAAGTGAAAAGTGAATTACGCAACGAGTTAAACGAAACATTGTTACGTTTAAACGTGCCAATTCCACTAAGTGCATTTGCTAAAATCGATAATAAATACGCGATTTTTGGTGCACTGTCGGTAAACTCATCATTAGATGATGTTACCCACGAACTAGTGACATTAGCTGACAACGCGATTGATGCACTAGAAGCCGTGACCTTGTATTTAAACGATTAG
- a CDS encoding PspA/IM30 family protein produces the protein MSILKKLFTAVRGGAREAGEAIVDANGIRIFEQEIADAQNALHRAKKSLTEVMAKEMQTKRKISAVDASIAEHEAYAGQALEKGNEALALEIAEKIGDFEAEKAENEQVLAGFSNHIVTLKQQVKDAEKSIKENQRQLTMVKTTESVQQATMAVNSTLNTNSSSMTSARQSLERIKQRQQDRSDQLGAAKELESEVNGDDLKAKMAEAGIGDTSPKSADILARIKAKQNG, from the coding sequence ATGAGTATTTTAAAAAAATTATTTACAGCAGTACGTGGTGGCGCTCGTGAAGCGGGCGAAGCAATTGTAGATGCAAATGGTATCCGTATTTTTGAACAAGAAATCGCTGATGCACAAAATGCACTTCACCGTGCTAAAAAAAGCCTGACCGAAGTAATGGCTAAAGAAATGCAAACTAAGCGAAAAATTAGCGCTGTAGATGCATCAATTGCTGAACACGAAGCGTATGCAGGCCAAGCACTTGAAAAAGGTAACGAAGCCTTAGCATTAGAAATTGCAGAAAAAATTGGTGACTTTGAAGCTGAAAAAGCTGAAAACGAGCAAGTATTAGCAGGTTTTAGCAACCACATTGTAACGCTTAAGCAGCAAGTTAAAGACGCTGAAAAGTCGATTAAAGAAAATCAACGTCAGCTTACTATGGTTAAAACCACAGAAAGCGTACAGCAAGCAACAATGGCTGTTAACAGCACGCTTAATACGAATAGCTCTTCGATGACCTCAGCTCGACAATCACTAGAGCGTATTAAACAGCGTCAACAAGACCGTAGCGATCAGTTAGGTGCTGCAAAAGAGCTTGAGTCAGAAGTTAATGGCGACGATTTAAAAGCGAAAATGGCTGAAGCAGGCATTGGTGACACAAGTCCAAAAAGTGCCGATATTTTAGCGCGCATTAAAGCCAAGCAAAACGGCTAA
- a CDS encoding DUF4178 domain-containing protein, whose amino-acid sequence MFNFFKSKKEPERQLNHASELKKGDMFTVIDSFAYPSWLKGQTLRVIDVQTYQYQHSSDTEFVLETNSGQVVFLQIAQEDGEQWANFSIKVQRDEVDDIFTLDEFARIFDEESLTHIAVKNTPERFMQFLAKSYQQTESPFVCYFHNKDFRGQSLPRYEQDGGEPCEMICLESPDEGHSLNIEIWDGGETEVSLTLTRPITDIVDLFPGDAK is encoded by the coding sequence ATGTTTAATTTTTTCAAATCTAAAAAAGAGCCAGAACGTCAGCTTAACCATGCAAGTGAGCTTAAAAAGGGTGACATGTTTACCGTTATAGATTCGTTTGCTTATCCGTCGTGGTTAAAAGGGCAAACATTGCGTGTTATTGATGTGCAAACTTATCAATATCAGCACAGTAGTGATACTGAGTTTGTGCTTGAGACAAACAGTGGTCAAGTTGTGTTTTTACAAATAGCACAAGAAGACGGCGAGCAGTGGGCTAATTTTTCGATAAAAGTTCAACGAGATGAAGTAGACGATATTTTCACATTAGATGAATTTGCTCGTATTTTTGATGAAGAGTCGTTAACGCATATTGCAGTTAAAAATACTCCTGAGCGTTTTATGCAGTTTTTGGCTAAAAGTTACCAACAAACTGAATCGCCGTTTGTTTGTTATTTTCATAATAAAGACTTTCGTGGTCAAAGCCTACCTCGCTATGAGCAAGACGGTGGCGAGCCTTGTGAAATGATATGTTTAGAATCGCCTGATGAAGGGCATAGTCTAAATATTGAAATTTGGGATGGCGGCGAAACCGAAGTGTCATTAACACTTACGCGTCCAATTACCGATATAGTGGATTTATTTCCTGGAGACGCGAAGTGA